The segment GGGAGGTCTGATTTTCCTGGCAAGATCTTCACCAATAGAGAcaaaataatcattaaaaatatcGGCTAGTAACTTCAacttagtctagttttagtcgacgaaaactgatgacattttagtctagttttagtcgacgaaaactgatgacattttagtctagttttagtcgactgaaaactgatgacattttagtctagttttagtcgacgaaaactgatgacattttagtctagttttagtcgacgaaaactgatgacattttagtctagttttagtcgacgaaaactgatgacattttagtctagttttagtcgacgaaaactgatgacattttagtctagttttagtcgacgaaaactgatgacattttagtctagttttagtcgatgaaaactcatgacattttagtctagttttagtcgacgaaaactgatgacattttcgtctagttttagtcgacgaaaactgatgacattttcgtctagttttagtcgacgaaaactgatgacattttagtctagttttagtcgacgaaaactgatgacattttcgtctagttttagtcgacgaaaactgatgacattttcgtctagttttagtcgacgaaaactgatgacattttcgtctagttttagtcgacgaaaactgatgacattttagtctagttttagtcgacgaaaactgaaaactgatgacattttagtctagttttagtcgacgaaaactgaaaactgatgacattttagtctagttttagtcgacgaaaactgatgacattttagtctagttttagtcgacgaaaactgatgacattttagtctagttttagtcgacgaaaactgatgacattttcgtctagttttagtcgacgaaaactgatgacattttcgtctagttttagtcgacgaaaactgatgacattttagtctagttttagtcgacgaaaactgaaaactgatgacattttagtctagttttagtcgacgaaaactgaaaactgatgacattttagtctagttttagtcgacgaaaactgatgacattttagtctagttttagtcgacgaaaactgaaaactgatgacattttagtctagttttagtcgacgaaaactgatgacattttagtctagttttagttgacgaaaactgaaaactgatgacattttagtctagttttagtcgacgaaaactgatgacattttagtctagttttagtcgacgaaaactgatgacattttagtgtagttttagtcgacgaaaactgatgacattttagtctagttttagtcgacgaaaactgatgacattttagtctagttttagttgacgaaaactgaaaactgatgacattttagtctagttttagtcgacgaaaactgatgacattttagtctagttttagtcgacgaaaactgatgacattttagtctagttttagttgacgaaaactgaaaactgatgacattttagtctagttttagtcgacgaaaactgatgacattttagtctagttttagttgacgaaaactgaaaactgatgacattttagtctagttttagtcgacgaaaactgatgacattttagtctagttttagtcgacgaaaactgatgacattttagtctagttttagtcgacgaaaactgatgacattttagtctagttttagttgacgaaaactgaaaactgatgacattttagtctagttttagtcgacgaaaactgatgacattttagtctagttttagtcgacgaaaactgatgacattttagtctagttttagttgacgaaaactgaaaactgatgacattttagtctagttttagtcgacgaaaactgatgacattttagtctagttttagttgacgaaaactgaaaactgatgacattttagtctagttttagtcgacgaaaactgatgacattttagtctagttttagtcgacgaaaactgatgacattttagtctagttttagtcgacgaaaactgatgacattttagtctagttttagttgacgaaaactgaaaactgatgacattttagtctagttttagtcgacaaaaactgaaaactgatgacattttagtctagttttagtcgacgaaaactgatgacattttagtctagttttagtcggcgaaaactgatgacaatttagtctagttttagtcgacgaaaactgatgacaatttagtctagttttagtcgacgaaaactgatgacaatttagtctagttttagtcgacgaaaactgatgacaattaagtctagttttagtcgacgaaaactaaaaaactgatgacattttagtctagttttagtcgacgaaaactgaaaACTGAGGACATTTTAGTgtagttttagtcgacaaaaactgaaaactgaggacattttagtctagttttagtcgacaaaaactgaaaactgatgacattttagtctagttttagtcgacgaaaactgaaaACTGaggacattttagtctagttttagtcgacaaaaactgaaaactgatgacattttagtctagttttagtcgacgaaaactgatgacattttagtctagttttagtcggcgaaaactgatgacaatttagtctagttttagtcgacgaaaactgatgacaatttagtctagttttagtcgacgaaaactgatgacattttagtctagttttagtcgacgaaaactaaaaaactgatgacattttagtctagttttagtcgacgaaaactgatgacattttagtctagttttagtcggcgaaaactgatgacaatttagtctagttttagtcgatgaaaactgatgacaatttagtctagttttagtcgacgaaaactgatgacattttagtctagttttagtcgacgaaaactaaaAAACTGATGAcaatttagtctagttttagtcgacgaaaactaaaaaactgatgacattttagtctagttttagtcgacgaaaactgaaaACTGAGGACATTTTAGTGTCgttttagtcgatgaaaactgatgacattttagtctagttttagtcgatgaaaactgatgacattttagtctagttttagtcgatgaaaactgatgacatttagttaatgaaaattgtattttagtctatttttagtaatgcaattttatttaacccagtcaatatagtataagtatctagtagtatagacgaaaccaaagttttcttttagccaaacccatttcaaacaagattattatattattgttaccttataagctcaagaatacatccattccagacatggatGATGCTCTTATTTGAAatgacaacatttattttacctaccaaacatgttagaagtacacacatcaataaaataaataaaataaatataatagcatcacatgacaatgccagaaaaaatatattcaagttcaacaaacgtgactgcttcgtattctgattcaaacaacatgaaccccttgcgcaggtttcaagtgtcattcacttctttattaagaataaatcataaaacgaataaatatgtacgtgtagttttgtgcatgttcattttgtagtgattcccgcttcaaaagcacttctgattaataataatattagtcaatttaacaatattcttaatttactttgatcatctatggctacacaaatcatgcttgtacttttataagtttatttacagattaattaatttgtgtaagtaaaatatttcttatggttttcgtagcacaaattgattcattttatgaaactgtccaaaaatcgctttggcatctgggacgcaaaagaaacgttttccacctttgaccacaagatgtcattagtgtgcaacgtgttgaaaagcttcgaggaATGAagctttttacgatacagttgaggggaacgctttggtgtttcaaaaagcttcattttcccatcactactaaaaagtagGGAAAAATGTATGTCGTTTCtactttttctcccaaagatgaACCACAGCTGACTAGCCCTttctctgtgtcagacttaactttgtcGGTAGTCGTCTTCTATCTTCTAGATAATGCCGCGAGTGTGTGTTTAGAAAGTGACGTCATCTGAGGTTtagtctagaagggatacagctctggctactgagCATGTGCACATCAATCTAAtgttataacatttcgtttcgtctcgttttcgtcgccgaaaatgaagagacattttagcatagtttttattttgcaaaccacatttagtctcctttttattcgtcaacgatattgcattacacattttattatagtcatcgtcacatgaccagcattttcgtttagTCTCGTCCAGTGtcgtttttgacaaccatcttagatttagtcttagtcttttggactaaaatgcttcttagttttagtcaaattttagtcacttctatatgtgatcgttttagtccaattttagtcgacgaaaagtcaaaaaggttttagtctagttttagtcgacgaaaagtcaaaaaggttttagtctagttttagtcaaaaaaagggaataaagtagtcttttaacaaattaatgtaggtcagtaagtattttgctgttgggtagtgtcacttataagttctgaaaatagcagatctatagttcaacacaatgtgagcttccggatcgactattttcaccaataattacaataatgaaggaatgttttagaacataaaagacaaacaaggatggaatgctaaaacggcttgccatagcgtcagatacttttgaagttttgattggcatgcacaataagcggaaatgtcgtgcattttaaacgtctgacggaccacccactaacattttcgtttattcttgtctcgtcaacgaaaactcacacacgtctcgtcatgttttagtcatcaacgagccatttttatctcgtcatcgtctcgttatcgtcatgaaaaaaaagtggcgtcaacgaaatgatttcgtcgtcgtcatcgttgacgaaaacaacactggtctcgtctcgttttcgtcacgtgataaaggttcgttgacgacgatatttagtcataattttcgttgacaaAAGCAACACTAGCCAGGGGTGATGATCATCATTCCTGCATACGACAGTCTTCACTGGGATGGTATTGTTAATGGACTCCGTTAATTCGTGAATTAGACTGTCATAGGCAGTCTCTGGGTCACGGGTTTCGTACGCACTAGTCCAAGCCTTACTCTCCAAGTTATCACTGTTCAAGTGTTCTCTGATCCAGGACACTGGTCTTTATCTCACAGCGTTTAGGTGGAGGTTTAGATGCCAGATTTAAAGATAGCACGATTGggtactgcactgcaaaaaatgcttttcttacttagattttttgtcttgtttccagccaaaacatctaaaaattctagACAaggtaaaaatttgtgtcttgtttttagtaaaaacaagataatttttacttgtctgattcaagattttttttttttttagatattttggctggaaacaaggcaaaaaatctaagtaagaaaagcattttttgcagtgtggtcaGATATATCAGTCACAACCACACCTGACTCCAACCTCGAATTTTGGATGTTTGTCATAATATTATCAACGATAGACTTGGATGAGCAAGTTACTCTAGTATATGTATTAATAGTCGGAATAAAGGAGGAGGAGTGAATAGTGTTCATGAAATCATTTTTAATATCAAAATCCCCGAGGATAACACAGTTGCGATTTTTCCTATTGATGTCAAAAAGAGTTTCCTGGAATTTACTAGTTGCATTAACGCTTATGTCAACAAACAATGAATCTGTTTGTTCATCATCCAAAAGCCAAGTTATCACAAACATTGGCCTGGAGTCTTGATTTAACATAAGCTCCACCCATTCTTCCTAATCTGTTCTTGTACTAAAGTTTATagcccttaaaggaacactccactttttttggaaataggctcattctccaactccccccgagttaataagttgagttttaccgttttgaaatccattcagccgttctcctgttctggcaatatcacttttagcatagcttagcatagatcattgaatcctattagaccagtagcatcacgttcaaaaatgaccaacgagtttccatatttgtcctatttaaaacttgactcttctgcagttatatcgtgtactaagaccggtgggaatgcaaagcttcaattttctaggctgataagattaggaactacactcccattccggcgtaatagtcaaggaagtttgctgccgtaatatggccgatgCAGACAGCATTGATGCTACTTGACCATGTTTAGTTAGGCTTCTGATACTGATATGGATAAGATGTTCTAGGTCATATATTATCCAAAAGCTGTAGACCCAGTCCTACATCCAACATCCATGGTAAAgcgtgaactaatcctttaaggaccTACGGGTAACATACTTTCTCCAGAGAGAATGCACTAATGAGTTCTGAAATAAATTAGTGAATTGTCATGttatacattttgtttttatttaattaaaaaaaaattatgtcagaGCCACTTTCTACACTGTTGTCAGGTGAATAGTTGTGAGCTCTCATGTGAGTGCCGAGGTTTGCCTTATTAAtgaaagtctttccacagtcgCAACACATAAAAGGCTGCTGTCCGATGTGTCTCCTTATGTGCCTCTTAAGAAGACTCCTGTCTATGAATCTCAGTCCGCACTGATGGCAGTTAAAACAGCTCTCTCTGAAGTGAATCTTCAAGTGCTTTTTAAGGCTTTCTGTGTACGGGAAACATTTCCCACACTGTTCACaagagtaaggcttctctccagtgtgaactctcatgtgaatcttgAGCTTTCCTTTTTGATTCCAGgattttccacacagtttgcaggtgaaaggcttctctccggtgtgaatcctcATATGATTATTAAAGGTTGCTTTAtgagagaaactctttccacactgaccgcattcaaacggcttctctccagtgtgaactctcgaGTGACTCTTAAGCTCCTCTTTTCGTAGGAAGCTCCTCCCACAATGTTGGCAGGTGtagggtttctctccggtgtgaattctcaagtggactttaaggtttccgtTTTTACTAAAACCCTTTCCGCAATGCTGGCAGAAGAAGTGACTTGCAGTTCCGGTCTTCTGAGCTCTTTTTTGAGAGGAAGTTTTTTCCGTCTGTgaaaaactaaaagatttttctccagttatgaaatgTTTCTCTTCTATTTCATTCAGATCTTCGCTCTCCACTTTCACCGTCACAATGTCTAAGGGAAAAAAAACCGAATGCATGTTAAGCCCAGTTTAACAGCGTAGCACTTGGAATCCGCCAGGgctggggtcaattcaggaatgaactcaacaattcaaagaaggaaatggaattggaattcaacaacaattccGGGAAACAGAGTTGGagttgaattggaattacaggaagtggaattccgtttattgctgtttctgagcatttatttgtgattgcatttagagacatacatttgaactttatttatgatgctttacaaataccaagtatgaaatagagttgatcaaatgcaagtaaataaaatgagaactgtacattacgaattaataattgaatgacattggtgatacgtttctggatgtactatacaatcaatatatgattaccacaaaATATACGTCTCAACTCACAaacaaatgagtcatgttcattcatgtatttcattcactttttattgcatccaattatcatcatttcctgaaatttggcatgtgaaatgatcatgcttaacatactaaacatatactactttgtattttttttgtttatgtgaTTTTTAATGAATGACAATATTTagtgtactataaactattaagcaaatcaagtcaaattattttatttagcaactcaagtggaatttgaTTTCaatcctgacattccaattcaattccaattccattcaaGAAAGTGAACTGGAATTTACCATTCGTTCTCAactcaattcatgaatggccccaaccctggaaTCCATTACGGAGCagaattattatttacatttagtccTCACGAGTTTTGTGTTATGCACCATTATATAGGCATGTAAGCATGCTTGGACGGCTGGAAACACTAAAAGAAATTATAATGAATGTCTAAAAATATGtaagatgtttgtctttttttcttcagtcgtcaagtgattgtgttttttgaggtaaacatttctggaaatttctccatataatggacttaaatggtgctccgAAATgcgaacctccaaaatgcagtttaaatgcggcttcaaagggctgtaaacgatcgtagccaatgaagaagggtcttgtctactgaaacgattggtcattttctcagaaaatatatttttaatatacctTTTATGCACTGAAACTCTAGCACCAGGGCTGTAATGCGCGTTCGCGATGTTATGTACTACTCAACCATGTCGACCACATTTCgaagcaccatttaagtccattatatggagaaatttccagaaatgtttatctcaaaaaacataatttcttgacgactgacgAAAAAAAGACAAACACTCTTGGATGACatttcattttatatgtgctatatataggtggacactctcgagactcatctactgcctcgttctcatcagaaactgagaaaaaaaattaaattgcaacGTTATAAATAACGaaagcggcatgaacattcagtttcatattatttaacaacatatttaaatgcggagcctatactctctgtatctgcatagttgtacattttgcttcagtcgtcaagaaattatgttctttgaggtaaacatttctggaaatttctccatataatggacttaaatggtgctccgAAATgcgaacctccaaaatgcagtttaaatgcggcttcaaagggcgcagccaatgaagaagggtcttgtctactgaaacgattggtcattttctcagaaaaaatatttttttaagcagTGAAACTCTAGCACTAGGGCTGTAATGCGTGTTCGCGATGTTACGTACTTCTCAATCACGTCGAAACGACGAATGCagaactacagacccagtgttaaCAAAGCTAACTTGCGAAGACCAACGCTCTTTACCAACGAGATACAACGTAAAGTACAACAGAAACACAGAAACTGCATTTCcgaagttcaaactttggggctccatccatatccattataaagagagaaatcctgaaatgattcctccaaaaaaacataatttctttacgactgaggaaatcttggatgacaagaggttgagtacattatctgtacattgttgttatgaaagtgaactaatcctttaagaaagcTTCTaatattacatttcaaaataactCTATAAAACACAAGTTGTGTGTGGCGTTATCTgaattattctcgtaatttattCCTTGTATATGTATTATTTAGCTGTAAGTGAGAAAACATGGCTAACTCACTGGATCACACATGGACTAGTCTCAGTTTGtctgaaaaaaattattattataaacttaCTGGCCACATTATCTGCTCTTTAAAGCAAGAACtaatgtagacagcatgcagtaacTATAGCAGGCTGaagaaatgttttaatattacTAGCAGACTGATGTTTTTGAAACTCTGATTAACACTCAAGTTTTAATATGacacaaataaaatgtttaactACTATACATTCATgagattcttaaaaaaaaaatgagaacgaaaaccaacctgtttgtgtctcagtatcttcatgtttgactctgaatgcttcttcaaaCGTTGTGTCTTCACTTTCCTCTTTGATGAACAACATCTTTATTTCTTCCTCGGTGTCTTCATTTTTGAACGTCTCCTCAATCTTCAAGTCTTCACTCTTATCTTTAATTAACACCATCTTTGTAATTGCTTGGCACGTGGATCTCAGTTTACCAGTTGTTTTTCTGTgcgtttgaacactttgtcctgtttaagatcagaataataatgaaaaaaaaaaaaacactcaaataaaaatgacagaagATTCCCATTTGCATTAAGATGGTCTTTACCCAAAAATAGCATAAAAAATCATTACACGTTTGTTATTTTCGTTTTATTTccacagtgaatcattttgcgaatcgaTTCNNNNNNNNNNNNNNNNNNNNNNNNNNNNNNNNNNNNNNNNNNNNNNNNNNNNNNNNNNNNNNNNNNNNNNNNNNNNNNNNNNNNNNNNNNNNNNNNNNNNNNNNNNNNNNNNNNNNNNNNNNNNNNNNNNNNNNNNNNNNNNNNNNNNNNNNNNNNNNNNNNNNNNNNNNNNNNNNNNNNNNNNNNNNNNNNNNNNNNNNNNNNNNNNNNNNNNNNNNNNNNNNNNNNNNNNNNNNNNNNNNNNNNNNNNNNNNNNNNNNNNNNNNNNNNNNNNNNNNNNNNNNNNNNNNNNNNNNNNNNNNNNNNNNNNNNNNNNNNNNNNNNNNNNNNNNNNNNNNNNNNNNNNNNNNNNNNNNNNNNNNNNNNNNNNNNNNNNNNNNNNNNNNNNNNNNNNNNNNNNNNNNNNNNNNNNNNNNNNNNNNNNNNNNNNNNNNNNNNNNNNNNNNNNNNNNNNNNNNNNNNNNNNNNNNNNNNNNNNNNNNNNNNNNNNNNNNNNNNNNtttaataaaaaacaaatcttGTTTAAAGAGTGTACAGTTTTGTATTGAACTTTTCTGCTCTCCATTAAGGAATCTCAACTTACTACAAAGTATGTAGCAACTGCAGCATGATGTACAGGTATCAGGAATTCACTGATGGTATCCAGAACTACAATGACCACCTTCTACTTTCTCTACACTTGTGTGTAATTCTTCGCAATGCTCTTCAGGTATGTGCATGTGTAAAATGTCGATATTGTTACATTTAATAAGTAtcatgtaaaataatatttttttctttaaactcTGAATATGCTGTTAGCAGAGTAATGAGCATACATGAAGCCACTGCCAAAGCGAAATTCCCCAGCAAAGACACAGTGCTCCATGGTTACCTCCATTTTGAAGCCTTGAGCAGCCATGATTATTCTTACAACTGCATCAATTGTGGTGATTATGGATCTGCACAACAAAGGCGTCTTCAGTATTCCTTGTAAGTATTTGTTATGTACATTGTATTGCAAAtgctttctaaaaacattttcctGATTTGTGAATTTGTGTTGCAGTCAGTGAAATAGCCACACCACCATCAGAATTCAAGGGTGGCACAAACATTGTCTCTTTCTGGGAATCCATAACGATGGAGATGACTGGCCGGGGATTTCTTTCAAGTAAATTATTTAATGTGTGATATTATTTACGTATGTGTAACTAAATGTACTTATACCCTCTCAATTTCTCTTAATGTGGCAGGAAAAATCCCTTTGAAGTTCGCCCAAGTTATGATTGCTGGGCTCCTTGGATTGGACCCAATACCCGAAAGTCAGACATTGTTTTAAACACTGAGCATGCAAAGCTACAAAAAACAAAGTCCTATGATGTTCCAGATCTTGACGTCACAAAAGAAAGGTTAGGTGATGAGCTCTTTAACCTTAAGGTACGTACAAATTTACAATGTCTAATTATGTTTTGCAAACATTTTGGCTTTAACCATAGCCTGCCAATATGCTTAGGTCGATGCAGTGAGGAAGCTGTGCAAAGAATGTGGATCGGACACAAAGGGGTCAAGGATGGATCTTGTGTTACGTTTGCGAACGGAGATGCAAAACTGCTCTGCGTACGACAAAGTCTTCCAGCAGATTTGGGGTGcttctggtaaaaaaaaacaaaaaaaactctaGTCTCTTAAATATCTATAccttaataatacataaatatgttgctcagatggaaaaaaaaatgtgcCAGGAATTTAAAATGAACATTTAATTGTAAGCAATGATGCTTTCCTTGGAAGATTTGCTATGAGAACCTACTTGCAGTTTATACATGGGTTAATTAACACTGTACAAACTACTGCACCATGTAAAACTCTTTTACTGTTAAAGGTAATAGTTGAAGTGTTCTTGAATTTTTTTGTGTTTCAAGTAATTATTAAAATTGTACTTTCTTTAAATTGTACCTTTCTCTTAGGTGGCTGGGCAGTCATTACTTATCCATGTGGAATAGTATATTCAATCAAATTCAACATAAGAGCAGAGTCTCTCAGAGACTTTGCAGACTTGCTTTTGAGTTGGAAGCACTTTCCTAATGTTTCAATTTATGAATTTGCTAGAGGACTTGCAGCACACGTTAATCTTCGTGAAGCTGAGACTCTGCCTTTCAGTCCCCATGAAGGGAGACTTGCTGAACCAACTACAGAGAATATGTCACGTGAGaaggaggaggtctgggtccaaatgcaggggagagactttaatataacaaaacacaaataaacataaaccaaaaggccaacacggcacaccaaaacacaaacaaagcaaGATCAGGAATCAggaacaaaccacacagaagacaatgcagccagaaagagcagtgagacatgagagttcttatagaccagataatagtgagcaggtgtgagtgtaatcagtgctaatgacaagacaggagtgtacaatttggggaagtgctgtggaggaagggaaaacagcgacctcaggtggctgaggaaaaccccacagcccagatcatgacactaccccctccccacggaacggctcccagacgttccacaagtctggagggtggaggaacgggggaaggcaaatcagagggagggacggcgggccaggcccgtgcagcgcaatcaccgccgcgtcaggaacagagagcgcgattgcctccg is part of the Garra rufa chromosome 1, GarRuf1.0, whole genome shotgun sequence genome and harbors:
- the LOC141339127 gene encoding uncharacterized protein — translated: MVLIKDKSEDLKIEETFKNEDTEEEIKMLFIKEESEDTTFEEAFRVKHEDTETQTDIVTVKVESEDLNEIEEKHFITGEKSFSFSQTEKTSSQKRAQKTGTASHFFCQHCGKGFSKNGNLKVHLRIHTGEKPYTCQHCGRSFLRKEELKSHSRVHTGEKPFECGQCGKSFSHKATFNNHMRIHTGEKPFTCKLCGKSWNQKGKLKIHMRVHTGEKPYSCEQCGKCFPYTESLKKHLKIHFRESCFNCHQCGLRFIDRSLLKRHIRRHIGQQPFMCCDCGKTFINKANLGTHMRAHNYSPDNSVESGSDIIFF